Proteins encoded in a region of the Vibrio sp. CB1-14 genome:
- a CDS encoding RluA family pseudouridine synthase, producing MHSPQHCFNQFDVAIEGYELPEQFTFPFYYTPHPLCVLAANQLQQYLETQTDFIYDFGIKDESQGRGKMFGVLLVQNPQGQIGFLSAFSGKIADQNLLPGFVPPVFDMLTEDGFFREDTDAITKALATYKTFANAPEITELKEQIATERAAYQQEEQAHRDTMIQGRAARKLQRKEAQQTLSGDALQSLLDELGKQSVAEKNTLKYLKLKWEDKLAVKEQRLAELETHLAELREHHKALSNALQHKLHKQYRFLNQRGETSDLVDIFAATTTPIPPAGAGECAAPKLLHYAYKHGFTPLALAEFWWGVSPKSEIRKHGSFYPSCNNKCQPILGHMLQGLNVEPNPLEQNWAQDKELEIVFQDDAMVVINKPSGLLSVPGKTIKDSAYTRLQALFPDVEGPYVIHRLDMATSGLLVFALTKRANKSLQKQFITRGVQKRYVALLEGELTQSEGDISLPMRGDPDDRPRQLVCYEHGKPAQTHWELIEVRDGRSKVYMYPKTGRTHQLRVHSAHHLGLNMAMVGDTLYGEKADRLHLHAERLELDHPYSKERLVFQVDSEF from the coding sequence ATGCACTCACCCCAACACTGCTTTAACCAATTTGATGTTGCTATCGAAGGCTACGAGTTACCAGAACAATTTACGTTTCCGTTCTACTACACGCCTCACCCGCTGTGCGTGTTAGCGGCAAATCAGCTCCAGCAGTATCTAGAAACGCAAACTGACTTCATTTATGACTTTGGCATAAAAGATGAGAGCCAAGGTCGAGGTAAGATGTTCGGTGTTTTACTGGTGCAAAACCCACAAGGCCAAATCGGCTTTTTGAGTGCCTTTTCTGGCAAGATTGCAGACCAAAACCTCCTGCCAGGATTCGTCCCACCAGTCTTCGATATGCTTACTGAAGACGGCTTCTTCCGAGAAGACACCGACGCCATCACCAAAGCGCTTGCGACATACAAAACCTTCGCCAACGCACCTGAAATAACAGAACTCAAAGAGCAAATCGCTACAGAGCGTGCTGCGTATCAACAAGAAGAACAAGCGCATCGCGACACCATGATTCAAGGCCGTGCTGCTCGCAAACTGCAGCGAAAAGAGGCGCAACAAACACTCAGTGGCGACGCTCTTCAGTCCTTACTTGACGAGCTTGGCAAACAAAGCGTTGCAGAAAAAAACACGCTCAAATATCTAAAGCTCAAGTGGGAAGATAAGCTCGCGGTTAAAGAACAGCGACTAGCAGAACTAGAAACCCATCTTGCAGAGCTTAGAGAGCACCATAAAGCGCTATCCAACGCATTGCAGCACAAACTTCATAAGCAGTATCGCTTTTTGAATCAACGTGGTGAAACCAGCGATTTAGTTGATATCTTCGCGGCAACGACAACCCCGATTCCACCAGCCGGTGCCGGCGAATGCGCCGCACCAAAACTGCTGCACTACGCCTACAAGCACGGCTTTACGCCTTTGGCTTTGGCCGAGTTTTGGTGGGGGGTATCGCCCAAGTCAGAAATCCGTAAGCACGGCAGTTTTTACCCATCATGCAACAACAAATGCCAACCTATCTTAGGACACATGCTGCAAGGCCTAAACGTCGAGCCTAACCCGCTAGAGCAGAATTGGGCGCAAGATAAAGAGCTAGAAATTGTATTCCAAGATGATGCGATGGTGGTCATCAATAAACCATCAGGTTTGCTATCCGTGCCAGGCAAAACCATTAAAGATTCTGCCTATACGCGCCTGCAAGCTCTGTTCCCAGATGTTGAAGGCCCCTATGTGATTCACCGCCTAGACATGGCCACATCTGGATTGCTCGTTTTCGCTCTAACCAAGCGCGCCAACAAAAGCCTACAAAAGCAGTTCATTACCCGTGGTGTACAAAAGCGCTATGTTGCATTGCTCGAAGGTGAACTTACCCAGAGCGAGGGCGATATTTCGCTACCAATGCGCGGCGACCCTGATGATCGCCCAAGGCAGCTAGTGTGTTATGAACATGGCAAGCCAGCGCAAACTCATTGGGAGTTGATTGAAGTGCGGGATGGCCGAAGCAAGGTGTACATGTACCCAAAAACAGGCCGAACCCACCAGCTACGCGTCCACAGTGCTCATCATCTTGGCTTGAATATGGCGATGGTTGGCGACACCTTGTATGGCGAGAAGGCAGATCGATTGCATTTGCATGCGGAGCGGTTGGAGCTTGATCATCCTTATAGTAAGGAGCGATTGGTGTTTCAGGTTGATAGTGAGTTTTAA
- a CDS encoding sulfatase-like hydrolase/transferase has product MTTNRKPNILVFLSDQHNGMYLGSSPQVEQERVETPVLDTMAQEGVNFTSAYTPNPLCVPARLSLMTGKHSSQTGTFTNLCTIADDQATFAHSLGAEGYETVLCGRMHFLGYNQRHGFTKRILGDFLPSMWAWSREDWIESEIGDFADSLTIPGSLEVAKGGISPILEYDKKVVRTAIEYMQQDHEKPQLIVVGTYGPHCTYVCPEALFDKYRPRVKLPHSFHNQPDDLKNMTDHFKNTVEESKVLDIRAAYCGMVEQIDTQVGMVKSAFEAYCERQDRDNVFIYTSDHGDQMGEREIYGKHTFFEGSARIPMLVTGTNITPKEVTSPSSLIDIGPTLCELAGAQPPSRQDGQSLVSEIYRGEVDSERYVISELIDNESDGTPIIARMIRKGPLKLIRYHGKESQDLLFDVESDPYELTNIIGEVSETTVQALLDLMYQGWDLERAVDLHTEKMADNELLTRWGKEQNFKCSDDEDYVMVPEFAKTL; this is encoded by the coding sequence ATGACAACAAACCGAAAACCTAACATTCTGGTATTTCTTAGTGACCAACATAACGGTATGTACTTGGGCTCTAGTCCTCAGGTAGAGCAAGAGAGAGTAGAGACCCCTGTTTTGGACACTATGGCGCAAGAAGGGGTCAATTTCACAAGTGCCTATACGCCAAATCCTCTTTGCGTGCCTGCACGTCTATCATTGATGACGGGCAAGCATTCAAGCCAAACTGGGACATTTACCAATCTTTGTACGATTGCAGATGATCAGGCCACATTCGCTCATTCACTGGGAGCGGAGGGGTATGAAACCGTTCTGTGTGGAAGAATGCACTTTTTGGGCTATAACCAAAGGCACGGTTTTACGAAAAGAATTCTAGGCGATTTCCTTCCATCTATGTGGGCGTGGTCGCGTGAAGATTGGATAGAGAGTGAGATTGGAGACTTTGCAGACTCATTGACGATTCCAGGTTCGTTAGAAGTGGCGAAAGGGGGCATATCACCGATCCTTGAGTATGACAAAAAAGTGGTTAGAACAGCCATCGAGTACATGCAGCAAGATCATGAAAAACCCCAGCTGATTGTTGTCGGCACCTATGGTCCTCACTGTACTTACGTCTGTCCGGAAGCGCTTTTTGATAAATACCGTCCGCGCGTTAAGTTGCCGCATAGCTTCCATAATCAGCCTGATGATTTGAAGAATATGACAGACCACTTTAAGAATACGGTTGAGGAGTCCAAAGTGCTCGACATTCGCGCTGCTTATTGTGGAATGGTAGAACAAATTGATACTCAGGTTGGTATGGTCAAATCCGCATTTGAAGCCTATTGTGAGCGTCAAGACCGCGATAATGTATTCATTTATACCTCTGATCATGGTGACCAGATGGGCGAGCGTGAAATCTATGGAAAGCATACCTTCTTTGAAGGCTCGGCGAGGATCCCGATGCTTGTCACTGGTACCAACATTACTCCCAAAGAGGTGACGTCACCGAGCAGTTTGATAGACATTGGTCCGACGCTGTGTGAGTTAGCAGGAGCGCAACCTCCAAGTCGTCAAGACGGTCAGAGTTTGGTCTCAGAGATCTATCGTGGAGAGGTTGATAGTGAAAGGTACGTGATTAGCGAACTTATCGATAACGAAAGTGATGGCACGCCAATCATTGCGCGAATGATCCGTAAAGGGCCTTTGAAATTAATTCGCTACCATGGAAAGGAATCCCAAGACTTACTTTTCGATGTAGAGTCTGACCCCTATGAGCTGACCAACATCATTGGAGAAGTGTCAGAAACGACAGTGCAGGCGTTGCTTGACTTGATGTACCAAGGTTGGGACTTAGAGCGTGCCGTTGACTTGCATACGGAAAAAATGGCGGACAATGAGCTATTAACGCGCTGGGGTAAAGAGCAGAACTTTAAATGCTCAGATGATGAAGACTATGTCATGGTGCCGGAGTTTGCGAAAACACTATAA
- a CDS encoding carbohydrate ABC transporter permease, which yields MKVNNNQILILGLLSFASIIVLYPFFYMIMNSFKDGSDILHYPTALPKAISLTGYIDVIKSVNLGRIFFNTIFISVTVTIMNTLFSAMVAFAIVKTNLPSREFWLKIILASMMIPAILFTIPTYMMMYDWGWINTYRVLIIPSAISAYNVFLMVQFMKQIDNAYLEAARIDGASEFRIFWKIILPMIKPALSTVGVLTFMNTWNDFMNPLLYVRDDSLMTLQLALYNFQTEVPAANVEQLWAMTTMIALPVVIVFFFLQKNFVKAFTGVGIK from the coding sequence ATGAAAGTAAACAATAATCAAATTCTAATATTAGGTTTGCTAAGCTTTGCTAGTATTATCGTGCTTTATCCATTTTTCTATATGATCATGAATTCATTTAAGGATGGAAGTGACATTCTTCACTACCCAACGGCTTTGCCAAAGGCAATCTCATTGACAGGGTATATTGATGTCATTAAGTCTGTGAATCTGGGTCGTATATTTTTTAATACTATCTTTATCTCTGTCACTGTAACTATCATGAACACACTGTTTTCAGCGATGGTTGCCTTTGCGATAGTAAAAACGAACTTACCAAGTAGAGAGTTCTGGCTGAAAATCATCTTGGCATCAATGATGATTCCAGCAATCCTATTTACTATCCCAACCTATATGATGATGTATGACTGGGGCTGGATAAATACCTATCGAGTGCTAATTATTCCATCCGCAATTAGTGCATATAATGTGTTTCTTATGGTGCAGTTTATGAAGCAAATTGATAATGCATACTTAGAGGCTGCAAGAATCGACGGTGCGTCTGAATTTAGAATTTTCTGGAAAATTATTCTTCCTATGATTAAGCCGGCGCTTTCAACTGTTGGCGTGCTGACCTTTATGAATACCTGGAACGACTTTATGAACCCTCTACTCTACGTAAGAGACGACTCGCTCATGACGTTACAGCTTGCTTTATATAACTTCCAAACCGAGGTGCCAGCGGCTAACGTGGAACAATTGTGGGCAATGACCACTATGATAGCGTTGCCTGTTGTTATTGTGTTCTTCTTCTTACAAAAGAACTTTGTAAAAGCATTTACTGGTGTGGGTATTAAGTAG
- a CDS encoding sulfite exporter TauE/SafE family protein: protein MELSGFLFELLFSEASILKILLGTVFGLCLGLTGVGGGVLLIPMLQFFCEMPPVLAVGTASMISAMVKVNASFFHLKANNVSWRQMALLFLGALPLTLLVTQCIVFLNEHPVHSEITQSLVSFLVLLVMFGSLVSVLIKYFSHRAGTNQAECSKPKKSTAVLSGMFCGTVLGSTGVGGGVLLLPIFTNLLNVDIKKAVGSSVVVALLLSSVAAFGYAKGGQSDFDTALLFLIGSFAGVPIASIFMSRLSESSIYLITLVIIGISCGLYLFT, encoded by the coding sequence GTGGAACTGAGTGGTTTTTTGTTTGAATTGTTGTTCTCTGAAGCCTCGATTTTAAAAATTTTACTTGGCACTGTTTTTGGCTTATGTCTCGGTCTTACGGGGGTTGGAGGGGGAGTATTACTTATCCCAATGCTGCAATTTTTCTGCGAGATGCCTCCAGTATTAGCGGTGGGAACCGCAAGTATGATTTCTGCGATGGTGAAGGTTAACGCTTCCTTTTTCCATCTAAAAGCTAACAATGTATCTTGGCGTCAGATGGCGCTGCTTTTTCTCGGAGCGCTACCATTAACCTTGTTGGTGACGCAGTGCATTGTTTTTCTAAATGAACATCCCGTTCATAGCGAGATCACTCAGAGTTTGGTTTCGTTTCTTGTTTTATTAGTGATGTTTGGGTCATTAGTATCTGTGTTAATCAAGTATTTTAGCCATCGCGCGGGTACGAATCAGGCTGAGTGTAGTAAGCCCAAAAAAAGTACCGCGGTGTTGTCCGGGATGTTTTGCGGCACAGTACTGGGTTCCACGGGGGTTGGAGGAGGGGTTTTGCTGCTGCCTATCTTCACCAACCTTTTGAATGTAGACATTAAAAAAGCGGTAGGTTCTTCCGTGGTTGTGGCTCTGTTGTTATCGTCGGTTGCGGCTTTCGGTTACGCGAAAGGGGGGCAATCAGACTTCGATACGGCTTTGCTATTTTTAATTGGCTCTTTCGCTGGTGTTCCGATAGCTTCGATATTCATGTCTCGACTGTCCGAAAGTTCTATCTATTTAATAACGTTAGTGATAATTGGTATTAGCTGTGGACTGTATTTATTTACTTAA
- a CDS encoding glycoside hydrolase family 3 N-terminal domain-containing protein: MMTLNYNNPDLSTEERVSSLLSLMSLEEKIGQLCQSPMLEYDSKKQEYLSQVRSGLVGSRILADTAWAGNAPGETVDPEQINEIQRVAVEQSRLGIPVIFARDVIYGQSTVLPIPLAQSCSWNASLVTDAYRDVALEASSLGINWTFAPMMDVVRDPRWGRVIESFGEDPLLNGAMAAAVVKGFQGDDLASPGSLVSCAKHFVGYGASESGCDYDTTEISENTLANVYLPPFKAAINAGVKTFMSGFNDLGGTPVTSSKDLINGWLKKDHGFDGFVVSDWGSISDLHHFRVARDEVHAAAMALDAGVDMAMTSEAYQDHLHTALEAGLVTIQQIDDAVSRVLTVKFEAGLFEHPYVDAEKAQLCQRAPEHTNRAKELAQQSMVLLKNRDNLLPLVQNETKVAVVGPHAHTQRQHLGSWCLDGKSDDVVSIYQGIKDLIGEQNVLTEYSALTDEWVESAHRADVVVLCVGESHRSSGEARNIAELKLPSGQEEAIEAIANTGKPFVVVQCGGRPMPSQAISRHADAHLMAWQCGTETGAAVADLLFGRACPSGKLTMTFPKSTGQIPIYYNKKPLGKMRDFADYRGYKDVDRAPLYPFGYGLSYAKFRYSDVELMSVADGKVKIGFTLSNLSPIKATEICQLYFSRAYSSCTRPEKELIGFERVDIEACSSRHVEFEVDIDGLGYFETIADYVNPKSAVTFLVGPNSDDLLPLECTSSQLYQTEVN, translated from the coding sequence ATGATGACACTAAATTACAACAACCCTGATTTATCCACTGAAGAGCGTGTTAGCTCGTTACTTTCTCTGATGTCACTGGAGGAGAAAATTGGTCAACTCTGTCAATCGCCTATGCTGGAGTATGACAGTAAGAAACAAGAATATTTGAGCCAAGTCCGCAGTGGTTTGGTTGGATCGCGAATTCTTGCTGATACAGCATGGGCTGGCAACGCTCCAGGGGAAACCGTCGACCCAGAGCAAATCAATGAGATCCAAAGAGTTGCCGTGGAGCAGAGCCGTCTAGGTATTCCGGTTATCTTTGCCCGTGATGTTATCTATGGTCAGTCTACCGTTTTGCCTATTCCGTTGGCTCAGTCTTGTTCTTGGAATGCATCGTTGGTAACCGATGCATACCGCGATGTTGCTCTAGAAGCCTCTTCTCTTGGCATCAATTGGACTTTTGCGCCGATGATGGATGTTGTACGAGACCCTCGCTGGGGCCGAGTGATTGAAAGCTTTGGTGAAGATCCACTTTTGAATGGTGCTATGGCCGCTGCTGTTGTTAAAGGCTTCCAAGGGGATGATTTGGCATCCCCTGGCAGCCTAGTTAGCTGTGCCAAACACTTTGTTGGTTATGGGGCTTCTGAAAGCGGGTGCGACTACGATACAACTGAAATATCAGAAAACACCCTAGCTAATGTTTACCTTCCTCCTTTTAAAGCCGCTATTAATGCTGGCGTAAAGACCTTTATGTCGGGATTCAATGACTTAGGTGGAACTCCGGTGACATCATCTAAGGACTTGATCAACGGTTGGCTAAAGAAAGATCATGGATTTGACGGGTTTGTGGTGAGTGATTGGGGCTCTATTTCAGATTTACATCATTTCCGCGTGGCGAGGGATGAGGTTCATGCGGCTGCAATGGCGCTGGACGCTGGCGTCGATATGGCCATGACATCGGAAGCATACCAAGACCATCTGCACACAGCGTTAGAGGCGGGTTTGGTGACTATACAGCAGATTGATGATGCGGTTAGTCGCGTCTTGACGGTAAAATTTGAAGCTGGTCTGTTTGAGCATCCTTATGTGGATGCAGAGAAAGCTCAGCTGTGTCAACGTGCACCTGAACATACTAATAGAGCAAAGGAACTTGCTCAACAGAGTATGGTGCTGTTGAAAAACCGCGATAACTTGTTGCCGCTTGTCCAAAATGAAACCAAAGTCGCTGTCGTTGGACCTCATGCACATACTCAGCGACAGCATTTAGGCTCTTGGTGTTTAGACGGCAAGTCTGATGATGTGGTGTCCATTTACCAAGGAATCAAAGACCTTATCGGCGAGCAAAACGTGTTGACCGAATACAGTGCGCTTACCGATGAGTGGGTGGAGAGTGCTCATCGTGCGGACGTTGTGGTGCTATGTGTTGGTGAAAGCCATCGTAGCTCGGGTGAAGCGAGAAACATTGCTGAGTTGAAGCTACCATCTGGCCAAGAAGAAGCAATTGAGGCCATTGCTAACACGGGCAAGCCATTCGTTGTCGTGCAATGCGGCGGTAGACCGATGCCTTCACAGGCGATCTCTCGCCATGCTGATGCGCATTTGATGGCTTGGCAATGTGGTACTGAAACAGGCGCGGCGGTTGCTGACCTTCTCTTTGGTAGGGCTTGTCCTAGTGGTAAGTTAACCATGACTTTCCCTAAGTCTACGGGTCAGATCCCTATTTACTACAACAAGAAACCACTGGGTAAAATGCGAGATTTTGCCGATTATCGCGGCTATAAGGATGTTGATAGAGCACCGTTATACCCATTTGGATATGGCTTAAGCTATGCGAAGTTTCGTTATAGCGATGTAGAGCTGATGTCTGTTGCTGATGGTAAAGTGAAAATTGGTTTTACCCTTTCAAATTTATCACCAATAAAGGCAACGGAAATCTGCCAGCTCTATTTTTCTAGAGCATATTCAAGCTGTACTCGCCCAGAGAAAGAGCTGATTGGTTTTGAACGTGTTGATATCGAAGCGTGCAGCAGCCGTCATGTTGAATTTGAAGTGGATATTGATGGATTGGGCTACTTTGAAACCATCGCTGATTATGTCAATCCAAAATCGGCGGTCACGTTCTTGGTTGGGCCGAATTCCGATGATTTATTACCACTAGAGTGTACAAGCTCTCAACTTTACCAAACTGAGGTTAACTAG
- a CDS encoding Crp/Fnr family transcriptional regulator: MLIDPTLTVESQAALTSYTRKQVVYRSGNSARGLYCVKSGQVGLYQVTESGKESLLRIYGPGSYFGYRSLFTNQNYPSTARAMLDSDIIRIDVNDFQSLDELAPDLAQYLMKEVCTELGEAEKRLMQYNAFSAKKRILDTLTHFFEMYPDYPWTYREIGEYSGTDITTVIRYCKALKASGVLLKESRKPSPVDLDILADFRKSIV; the protein is encoded by the coding sequence ATGCTCATTGACCCAACGCTCACGGTGGAATCACAGGCCGCACTCACTAGTTACACTCGAAAACAAGTGGTTTACAGAAGCGGTAACTCTGCTAGAGGGCTTTATTGCGTTAAGAGTGGTCAGGTTGGCTTATATCAAGTCACTGAAAGCGGTAAGGAATCGCTACTCCGAATTTACGGACCAGGCAGTTACTTTGGGTATCGCTCACTGTTTACCAACCAAAACTATCCATCGACTGCACGAGCCATGTTGGATAGCGACATTATAAGAATTGACGTTAATGATTTTCAGTCTCTTGATGAATTGGCTCCAGACTTAGCACAGTACCTGATGAAAGAAGTCTGCACTGAGCTAGGTGAAGCAGAAAAAAGGCTGATGCAGTACAACGCTTTTAGCGCCAAAAAGCGCATCCTTGATACCCTCACTCACTTCTTTGAAATGTACCCAGATTACCCCTGGACATATCGGGAAATCGGCGAGTATAGCGGCACAGATATCACGACTGTTATCCGATACTGCAAAGCTCTAAAGGCATCTGGAGTGTTACTCAAAGAAAGCAGAAAACCTAGCCCAGTCGATTTGGACATTTTAGCGGACTTTAGAAAGTCTATTGTTTAG
- a CDS encoding carbohydrate ABC transporter permease codes for MINHMRTNFWSYVFLLPWLLFFVVFLVYPLFLSFESSFLSINILNPEETKFIGFGNWINIALDWMFWKSLLNVLFNQVIFVSLSFVIALSLALLLNEVKFLGGLFRTVMFIPVITSITVAMIAFDFISGPSGPVQTGMAQLGVIDEPVFWKFDQWLPMPIIAVFSSWKWFGVQMIIFLGGIASINKSLYEAADIDGASWWRKVTKITIPMIKNQIIFVMTINIINGLQMFTEIFMNFDLKGGAYQSALTPVVYLYDTGFAQMEMGAASTIGLLLAAIIYMLTMLQLKITTKDSNS; via the coding sequence ATGATCAATCATATGAGAACCAATTTTTGGAGCTACGTTTTCTTATTGCCTTGGCTACTGTTTTTTGTTGTGTTCTTGGTATACCCACTATTTCTATCTTTTGAAAGTAGCTTTCTGAGTATCAATATTCTCAACCCGGAAGAGACGAAGTTCATTGGGTTTGGGAATTGGATAAACATTGCTTTGGATTGGATGTTTTGGAAGTCGTTATTGAATGTTCTGTTCAATCAAGTGATTTTCGTATCCTTGAGCTTTGTTATCGCGTTATCGCTAGCACTACTGCTTAACGAAGTGAAGTTTCTAGGAGGACTGTTCCGCACGGTCATGTTTATCCCAGTAATTACTTCGATCACTGTGGCGATGATCGCCTTTGACTTTATCTCAGGCCCATCCGGCCCAGTTCAAACGGGGATGGCTCAGCTTGGTGTCATTGATGAGCCGGTGTTTTGGAAGTTTGACCAGTGGCTACCAATGCCAATCATTGCTGTGTTCAGTTCATGGAAGTGGTTTGGTGTACAAATGATTATTTTTCTAGGCGGCATTGCAAGCATCAATAAGTCGCTTTATGAAGCCGCCGATATTGATGGTGCTTCATGGTGGAGAAAAGTTACCAAGATAACGATTCCTATGATTAAGAATCAGATCATATTTGTTATGACTATTAATATTATTAATGGCCTTCAGATGTTTACAGAAATATTCATGAACTTTGACCTTAAAGGGGGAGCGTATCAGTCGGCACTAACGCCAGTTGTATATCTATATGACACGGGTTTTGCACAGATGGAAATGGGCGCGGCTTCTACTATCGGTCTATTACTTGCGGCAATTATCTACATGCTGACAATGCTTCAACTAAAGATTACCACTAAGGACTCTAATTCATGA
- a CDS encoding anaerobic sulfatase maturase yields the protein MQKITSCHVMAKPSGSVCNIDCKYCFYLEKDKLYPERQQNWRMTDETLELFIQQHIEAQQGEFVDFAWQGGEPTLLGLEFYQKVVALCDKYGEGKSIRHAFQTNGLQINDDWCRFFKQHNFLIGVSIDGPEDLHDHYRVTRSKRGTHSKVMAAITLLNKHAVEFNTLTVINAKNVHEPLRVYQFLKDIGSTYIQFIPLVEREVSRSEESLTLAKPGDTFSPVTPWSVNPKAYAKFLNTIFDYWVRHDVGQTFVQSFDSMLASWLGEPAGICVFSPRCGHAFALEANGDLYQCDHYVYPEYKLGNIHDSTIFAMNNSPAAIQFGKDKYETLNQKCLSCRYRFACNGGCPKHRFELGSNGKPDRNYLCHAYYEHFKHTEKSMTAMAHLLRQGRPASDIMRYFRQRTDTKPEAERRSIGRNSECPCGSGKKYKRCCARH from the coding sequence ATGCAAAAGATAACCTCCTGCCATGTAATGGCCAAACCCTCGGGATCCGTTTGCAATATCGATTGCAAGTACTGCTTTTATCTTGAAAAAGACAAACTTTATCCAGAAAGGCAGCAAAACTGGCGGATGACTGATGAAACGTTAGAGCTGTTTATCCAACAACACATCGAGGCCCAACAAGGTGAGTTTGTTGACTTCGCATGGCAAGGAGGTGAACCGACTCTTCTAGGGCTAGAGTTCTACCAAAAAGTAGTAGCACTGTGTGACAAGTATGGTGAGGGCAAGTCGATTCGGCACGCGTTTCAAACTAATGGTTTGCAAATTAATGATGATTGGTGCCGTTTTTTTAAACAGCACAACTTTCTCATTGGCGTATCTATCGATGGCCCAGAAGATCTGCACGATCATTACCGCGTAACTCGTTCAAAACGCGGCACACATAGTAAAGTGATGGCAGCGATAACGTTACTCAATAAACACGCTGTAGAGTTCAACACACTCACTGTTATCAATGCTAAAAATGTACATGAGCCGCTTCGCGTCTATCAGTTTCTCAAAGACATTGGCTCAACATACATTCAATTCATTCCATTGGTTGAACGAGAAGTTAGTCGAAGCGAAGAAAGTCTAACACTCGCCAAACCGGGTGATACCTTTTCCCCTGTTACACCGTGGTCAGTGAATCCGAAAGCTTACGCTAAGTTTCTTAACACCATATTTGATTACTGGGTGCGACACGATGTCGGACAAACCTTTGTTCAAAGCTTTGATTCTATGCTGGCATCCTGGCTTGGAGAGCCGGCAGGCATATGCGTTTTTTCACCTCGCTGCGGGCACGCTTTTGCCCTAGAGGCCAACGGTGATCTCTACCAATGTGACCACTACGTTTATCCAGAATACAAACTGGGTAACATCCACGACTCCACCATATTTGCAATGAACAATTCACCCGCAGCAATTCAGTTTGGTAAAGACAAGTATGAAACATTGAATCAGAAATGCCTGAGCTGTCGTTACCGTTTTGCATGCAACGGAGGGTGCCCAAAGCATCGCTTTGAATTAGGTTCAAATGGAAAACCCGACCGCAACTATTTATGTCACGCCTACTACGAACATTTTAAGCATACTGAAAAATCGATGACTGCTATGGCTCACTTGCTAAGACAAGGCCGACCAGCATCCGATATTATGCGCTACTTCCGTCAGCGCACCGATACAAAGCCTGAAGCAGAAAGGAGAAGTATCGGCCGAAATAGCGAGTGTCCTTGTGGCAGTGGTAAAAAATACAAGCGATGTTGTGCCCGGCATTAA